In Massilia sp. METH4, the genomic window CGAAGGCGCCCAGCAGGCCCGCGGCCAGCGGCGCCTCGAACAGCACGGGCACGGTGCGGGTGGTGATCTGGCGCGCGTGCAGGCGCGCCAGCGCGCGTTCGGCGGCGTAGCGCCCGATCGCTTCCGGCGTGGCCAGCTTCTTCGGGTCGCGCACCGAGCTGTACCAGTCGTCGCGCTGCATGTGGGCGCCCTTGCCGGCGATCGGCGTGGCCGAGATGGTGTGGCGCGAATACGGATAGCCGCCGATGAAGCCGCGCGAGTTGGCCGACACGAAGTGCGACTGCTGCACGTGCACGCCGGCGCCTTCGCTGTTCGTCACGCGCGGATCGACGGCGAAGGCCGCCGCTTCGGCGCGCTGCGCCAGCGTGACCGCTTCCTCGGTGGTGATGGCCCACGGGTAGAACAGTTGCAGGTCGCGCGGGTCGCGCTCCAGCAGTTCCTCTTCGGCCAGGCCGGCCGCTTCATCGTCCGCCGTGAAGCGGGCGATGTTGTAGGCCGCTTCCACGGTGGCGCGCAGCGAATCGGTGGAAAAGTCCGACGTGGAGGCATTGCCGCGTTTCTTGCCGACGAACACGGTGACGCCGAGGCCCTTGTCCTTGTTCTGCTCGATCGTTTCGATCTTGCCCTTGCGCACCGACACCGACAGCCCGCTACCCTCGCTGATCTCGACGGCGGCATCGGTGCCGCCCTTCTCCCGCGCATAGGCCAATACGTCCCGCGCAAGCTGTTTCAACTGGTCCTGGCTGTGGGTGAAATGCGATTCGCTCATAGGGTGTTTTTGGTC contains:
- the pmbA gene encoding metalloprotease PmbA, translating into MSESHFTHSQDQLKQLARDVLAYAREKGGTDAAVEISEGSGLSVSVRKGKIETIEQNKDKGLGVTVFVGKKRGNASTSDFSTDSLRATVEAAYNIARFTADDEAAGLAEEELLERDPRDLQLFYPWAITTEEAVTLAQRAEAAAFAVDPRVTNSEGAGVHVQQSHFVSANSRGFIGGYPYSRHTISATPIAGKGAHMQRDDWYSSVRDPKKLATPEAIGRYAAERALARLHARQITTRTVPVLFEAPLAAGLLGAFVQATSGGALYRKSTFLLDTLGQQVFPEHVQVSEDPHVIGGIGSAPFDEEGVRTRYRDVVKDGILQGYFLSTYTARKLGMQTTGNAGGSHNLSLTSTLTRPEDDFAGMLKKMGTGLLVTELMGQGTNYVTGDYSRGASGFWVENGIIQYPVEEITIAGNMKEMFRQIVGIGNDVLIRGTKQTGSILIEKMVVAGN